The DNA region GCGGTGATAATGACAACTAGTAAAGTCATACTTCCTCCAAAAACGACAGCGGTAACCGTTCCCATTAATTTGGCAGTAAGTCCACTTTCAAAAGCACCTAATTCATTAGAAGAGCCAACAAACATGGAATTTACCGCAGAAACTCTTCCACGCATATGATCTGGTGTTTTTAATTGTAAAATAGTTTGACGTATCACCACCGAAATTCCGTCAAAAACACCACTAAAAAATAAAGCAAAAAGCGAAATCCAAAAGTAAGTAGAAAGTCCAAAAACGATGATGCAAACACCAAATCCAAAAATAGCTCCCAATAATTTTATTCCTGCATTTTTACTTAAAGGGACATAAGCTGTGACAAGCATTGTTAGAAAAGCACCCACTGCTGGAGCGGCTCTTAAAAAACCAAAACCTTCAGGTCCTACTTTCAATATATCTTGGGCAAAAACAGGTAATAAAGCAATGGCACCACCAAAAAGTACCGCAACCATATCCAATGTTATGGCTCCTAAAACGGTTTTATTGTTAAAAACAAACTTGATTCCTTCACTCAAACTTTCCATTACGGCTTCTCCAATTTTAGGATTCAATATTGGTTTTTCACTAATTTGAGTTAAGGCTAATAATCCCATTACAGAACAAGCAAAAACCAAACACAAGGACCAATGAACTCCCATTAAAGTAATCGAAAATCCGGCTACAGCCGGCCCAACTACCGAACCAATTTGCCAAACAGTACTACTCCAAGTAGCTGCATTTGGATATACTTTTTTTGGAACTACTAAAGATAAAAGTGAGAAAATAGTAGGGCCTAAAAAGGCTCTCAAAAGTCCACCTAGGAAAACTAGAAAATAAATAGAATATAAAATAAACGTATTGGATAGCCCATTTACCACCGCTGGCCAAGTTAATAGGAATAGACCAAAGCTTATAATTGAGAAACCAAAAATACATTTCATTAGTAGTCCTTTTTTCTCTTTTTGGTCTACAATATGCCCCGCAAAAAGGGCTAATGATACGGCAGGAATAACTTCCATAAGCCCAATAATTCCTAACGAAAGAGCATCTTTTGTTAAACTATAAACCTGCCATTCGATAACAA from Flavobacterium nitratireducens includes:
- a CDS encoding MFS transporter, whose product is MTSKKRDKKDPYAALRYKEFNTFLFMRFAMVFAWSMQFIVIEWQVYSLTKDALSLGIIGLMEVIPAVSLALFAGHIVDQKEKKGLLMKCIFGFSIISFGLFLLTWPAVVNGLSNTFILYSIYFLVFLGGLLRAFLGPTIFSLLSLVVPKKVYPNAATWSSTVWQIGSVVGPAVAGFSITLMGVHWSLCLVFACSVMGLLALTQISEKPILNPKIGEAVMESLSEGIKFVFNNKTVLGAITLDMVAVLFGGAIALLPVFAQDILKVGPEGFGFLRAAPAVGAFLTMLVTAYVPLSKNAGIKLLGAIFGFGVCIIVFGLSTYFWISLFALFFSGVFDGISVVIRQTILQLKTPDHMRGRVSAVNSMFVGSSNELGAFESGLTAKLMGTVTAVVFGGSMTLLVVIITALGSKSFRNLDLTKDIEENEKE